In a single window of the Hydrogenobaculum sp. 3684 genome:
- the atpD gene encoding F0F1 ATP synthase subunit beta, giving the protein MKEGKVVQVIGAVLDVEFDTEELPPIRHGLVMDRRFMGDNDEWLTEKLYLEVAQHIGEKRVRAIAMGSTDGIQRGAKVQYLGGPIKVPVGDGILGRVFNVVGQPIDEAGDIKATDYWPMFRDPPPLTEQSTKVEILETGIKVIDLLEPYVKGGKVGLFGGAGVGKTVLMQELIHNIAKFHKGYSVVIGVGERTREGNDLWHEMKDSGVLPYTVMVYGQMNEPPGVRFRVAQTGITMAEYFRDVQGQDVLTFIDNIFRFVQAGSEVSTLLGRLPSAVGYQPTLNTDVGEVQERITSTKKGSITSVQAVYVPADDITDPAPYSIFAHLDATTVLARRLTELGIYPAIDPLESTSKYLAPEFVGQEHYNVAMEVKRILQRYKELQEIIAILGMEELSDEDKAIVNRARRIQKFLSQRFHVAEQFTGMPGSYVKLEDTIRSFKEILTGKYDDLPENAFYMVGSIDEAIEKAKKM; this is encoded by the coding sequence ATGAAAGAAGGAAAGGTGGTTCAAGTAATAGGAGCGGTGTTAGACGTAGAATTTGACACAGAAGAATTGCCCCCAATAAGACACGGGCTTGTTATGGACAGAAGATTTATGGGGGACAACGACGAGTGGCTTACTGAAAAGCTTTATTTGGAAGTAGCTCAGCACATAGGAGAAAAAAGAGTAAGGGCTATAGCGATGGGATCTACAGACGGTATACAAAGAGGTGCCAAAGTTCAATATTTAGGCGGTCCTATAAAGGTACCTGTTGGAGACGGCATCCTTGGAAGGGTTTTTAACGTAGTAGGACAGCCTATCGATGAAGCTGGCGATATAAAAGCCACAGACTATTGGCCGATGTTTAGGGACCCACCACCTCTTACAGAGCAATCCACAAAGGTAGAGATACTTGAAACCGGTATAAAAGTTATAGATTTGTTAGAGCCCTACGTGAAAGGTGGTAAAGTAGGCTTGTTTGGTGGTGCTGGGGTTGGTAAAACCGTTTTAATGCAAGAGCTAATACACAACATAGCAAAATTTCACAAAGGTTATTCGGTGGTTATAGGTGTTGGTGAGCGCACCCGTGAAGGAAACGACCTATGGCATGAAATGAAAGACTCTGGTGTTTTGCCCTACACCGTTATGGTTTATGGACAGATGAACGAGCCACCAGGTGTGAGGTTTAGAGTGGCTCAAACAGGTATTACAATGGCTGAATATTTTAGGGATGTTCAAGGGCAAGATGTTTTGACATTTATAGATAACATATTTAGATTTGTGCAAGCGGGTTCTGAGGTTTCTACGCTTTTAGGAAGATTGCCTTCTGCCGTTGGATACCAACCTACATTGAATACAGACGTTGGTGAAGTGCAAGAGCGTATCACTTCTACCAAAAAAGGTTCTATTACATCTGTGCAGGCGGTTTATGTGCCTGCTGACGACATCACAGACCCTGCTCCTTACTCTATATTTGCTCATTTGGACGCCACAACGGTGTTGGCTCGTAGACTTACAGAGCTTGGTATATACCCTGCTATAGACCCACTTGAGTCCACATCCAAATACTTAGCTCCAGAATTTGTAGGCCAAGAGCATTACAATGTAGCCATGGAAGTAAAGCGTATACTGCAAAGATACAAAGAGCTTCAAGAAATCATAGCTATACTTGGTATGGAAGAGCTTTCTGATGAAGATAAGGCTATAGTAAATAGAGCTCGCCGTATACAAAAATTCTTATCTCAACGCTTTCACGTAGCAGAACAATTTACTGGTATGCCTGGTTCTTACGTAAAGCTTGAAGATACAATAAGAAGCTTTAAAGAAATACTCACCGGTAAATACGATGATCTTCCAGAAAATGCCTTCTATATGGTAGGAAGCATAGATGAAGCTATAGAAAAAGCTAAGAAAATGTAA
- a CDS encoding FlgO family outer membrane protein produces MKNFIFMLGLVGALCLAFGGEKDTHQVIYQTIYQKKVVAEPKIPASNQPAYIQQSYSREYYYKSCMMGHEKPITSVDEMAKDIANQLVCSELTPIRAPIGVSVIVDLNKLHQTTDFGRLLSEDLISQLQRKNMAVIDIRAQTFMLINPKGEFYLSRNINNLRKEYKIGYVLVGTYSVGDYSTSVNARIIDVSNGLVVATAHASIPTQIISDLLYNSSQSVPELQLRGSSMVPSYQNVAQVTSVPTQTTSEVKPSSKSVKK; encoded by the coding sequence ATGAAAAATTTTATTTTCATGTTAGGATTGGTTGGGGCTTTGTGTTTGGCTTTTGGTGGTGAGAAAGATACGCATCAAGTTATATACCAGACGATATATCAAAAGAAAGTGGTAGCTGAGCCGAAGATACCAGCGTCAAATCAACCGGCCTACATACAGCAATCTTACAGCAGAGAATATTATTATAAATCATGTATGATGGGTCATGAAAAGCCAATAACAAGTGTGGATGAGATGGCAAAGGATATAGCAAATCAGTTGGTTTGTAGTGAGCTTACGCCTATAAGAGCTCCAATAGGTGTCTCTGTGATAGTGGATCTAAATAAATTACATCAAACTACGGATTTTGGTAGGCTTTTATCTGAAGATTTGATATCTCAACTTCAAAGGAAAAATATGGCAGTTATAGATATAAGGGCTCAAACCTTCATGCTTATAAATCCAAAAGGGGAATTTTATTTATCAAGAAACATAAATAATTTAAGAAAAGAATACAAAATAGGTTATGTGTTGGTAGGTACATATTCTGTAGGTGATTACTCAACATCTGTAAATGCCAGAATAATAGATGTCTCAAATGGTTTAGTGGTGGCTACTGCACATGCTTCTATACCTACACAAATAATAAGTGATCTGCTTTACAACTCCTCCCAATCTGTGCCAGAACTACAGCTAAGAGGTTCTTCAATGGTACCTTCTTATCAAAATGTAGCTCAAGTAACGAGTGTGCCAACACAAACTACTTCAGAAGTAAAGCCTTCTTCTAAAAGCGTGAAAAAATAG
- a CDS encoding 5-(carboxyamino)imidazole ribonucleotide synthase, with protein sequence MRIGIIGDGQLAMMSVMEGLMMDIDFAVLSFEGDSPASYVTKHVFKENEVEEFAAFSDVITYEFEHFDKKIFGCEKLLDKLYPGVKPIELKQNRLLEKKFLKDHNFPVVPFYEAKNTDELFEVVESLNKEVVVKTISNGYDGKGQYVIHTRDDLELLRNRLKDYKDTFLVEEFCYFDFEMSLIAGVSKDRIVFMPMTKNIHKNGILLYNHTDVFTNEVQEKTKAITSRLLKALDIKKGVLAVEFFVKAKDVYINEFAPRVHNTGHHTLNDAEYSQFELLLRTMLDMPIHSPSLITQGGMINIIGNINLTKELKDSILSLEGASLYWYRKTPREGRKLGHINVVGKDVEEVKVKLRNLSKLLYPSLNIW encoded by the coding sequence ATGAGAATTGGTATAATAGGCGATGGGCAGCTTGCCATGATGAGCGTAATGGAAGGGCTCATGATGGATATAGATTTTGCTGTCTTATCTTTTGAGGGAGATTCCCCGGCTTCTTACGTAACTAAACATGTTTTCAAAGAAAACGAAGTGGAAGAGTTTGCAGCTTTTAGCGACGTTATAACCTATGAGTTTGAGCATTTTGACAAAAAGATATTTGGTTGTGAAAAGCTACTGGATAAGCTTTATCCTGGTGTAAAACCAATAGAGTTAAAACAAAACAGGCTTTTAGAAAAAAAATTCTTAAAGGATCACAACTTCCCAGTGGTGCCTTTTTACGAAGCTAAAAATACAGATGAACTTTTTGAAGTTGTAGAAAGTTTAAACAAAGAAGTGGTGGTAAAAACAATATCAAACGGCTACGATGGAAAAGGTCAGTATGTAATACATACTAGAGATGATTTAGAGCTTTTAAGAAATAGATTAAAAGACTATAAAGATACATTTTTAGTAGAGGAGTTTTGTTATTTTGATTTTGAAATGTCATTAATAGCCGGTGTATCAAAAGATAGAATAGTCTTCATGCCAATGACAAAAAATATACATAAAAACGGTATCTTACTGTATAACCATACAGATGTTTTTACAAACGAGGTACAAGAAAAAACCAAAGCTATAACTTCAAGACTTCTAAAAGCTCTTGATATAAAAAAAGGCGTTTTGGCAGTGGAGTTTTTCGTAAAAGCCAAAGACGTTTATATAAACGAATTTGCCCCAAGAGTACACAATACTGGACATCACACGTTGAATGATGCAGAATATTCCCAGTTTGAACTGCTTTTAAGAACAATGTTAGATATGCCAATACACTCCCCTTCTCTTATAACACAAGGTGGGATGATAAACATAATAGGTAATATAAATCTTACAAAAGAACTAAAAGATAGTATATTGTCTTTAGAAGGTGCTAGTCTTTATTGGTATAGAAAAACACCAAGAGAAGGGAGAAAATTAGGACATATAAACGTTGTTGGAAAAGACGTTGAAGAGGTGAAGGTTAAACTTAGAAATTTATCTAAACTTTTATACCCCTCGTTAAATATATGGTAA
- the lpxA gene encoding acyl-ACP--UDP-N-acetylglucosamine O-acyltransferase translates to MKTSIISPKAQIGLNVEIGEFCIIEDDVKIGNNVKIKNKVLIRKGTIIKDNVKIYDGAIIGEDPQHLKDNGEGSIVEIGENTIIREYVTIHRGTTFDKKKTTIGANVFLMAYTHVAHDCVVKDGVIMANCATLGGHVEVGEYAFIGGLSAAHQHTKIGAYAMVGGLSGVSLDIPPFVKAAGPHAKLFGINTIGLERRGFSKEDIEIIKHVYKIIFRSQKLKKDAIEEVLSLYKDNKYALMFVDFIKSSKRGVAREER, encoded by the coding sequence ATGAAGACATCTATAATAAGTCCAAAAGCTCAGATAGGTTTAAATGTAGAAATAGGTGAATTTTGCATCATAGAAGATGATGTAAAGATAGGAAACAACGTAAAGATAAAGAACAAAGTGCTTATAAGAAAAGGCACCATCATAAAAGACAACGTAAAAATATACGACGGAGCCATAATAGGCGAAGACCCCCAGCATCTTAAAGATAACGGCGAGGGTTCTATTGTAGAGATAGGTGAAAACACAATTATAAGAGAATACGTCACGATACATAGAGGAACTACTTTTGATAAGAAGAAAACCACCATCGGTGCAAACGTTTTCTTAATGGCTTATACACACGTGGCTCACGATTGTGTGGTAAAAGATGGTGTTATTATGGCAAACTGCGCTACACTTGGTGGGCACGTAGAAGTAGGTGAGTACGCTTTTATAGGAGGGCTTTCAGCAGCTCATCAACATACAAAAATAGGGGCTTACGCTATGGTGGGGGGACTAAGCGGTGTATCTTTGGATATTCCGCCTTTTGTAAAAGCGGCTGGCCCTCACGCTAAGCTTTTTGGCATAAACACAATAGGTTTAGAAAGAAGAGGTTTTTCCAAAGAGGATATAGAGATTATAAAGCATGTTTACAAAATAATTTTTAGAAGCCAAAAGCTAAAAAAAGATGCTATTGAAGAAGTGCTTTCTTTATACAAAGACAACAAATACGCTCTTATGTTTGTGGATTTTATTAAAAGCTCAAAACGTGGCGTAGCTAGAGAAGAAAGATGA
- a CDS encoding BCAM0308 family protein, with protein MNNRKDRMIEEYIHDPYFNKEKYEEPSVCEVCGVVFRDGAFRWEEAPKNAKKMICPACRRIQDKYYGGIVELSGNFLKTHKEEIMNLIKNEEEKEKNLRPLERIALIEENDDNITIKTTYEHIARRIGEAVHKAYKGKLELHYQEGAHFLRVKWHRD; from the coding sequence ATGAACAACAGAAAAGACAGGATGATAGAAGAGTACATTCACGATCCTTACTTTAACAAAGAAAAGTACGAAGAGCCATCTGTATGCGAAGTTTGTGGGGTTGTCTTTAGGGACGGGGCATTTAGATGGGAAGAAGCTCCAAAAAATGCAAAAAAGATGATATGCCCAGCTTGCAGAAGAATTCAAGATAAGTATTACGGTGGTATAGTAGAACTAAGCGGAAATTTCCTAAAAACTCATAAAGAAGAGATAATGAATCTTATAAAAAATGAAGAAGAAAAAGAGAAAAACCTAAGACCCCTAGAAAGAATAGCCCTAATAGAAGAAAACGATGACAATATAACAATCAAAACCACTTACGAACATATAGCAAGACGCATAGGAGAAGCTGTACACAAAGCTTATAAAGGTAAACTAGAGCTACACTACCAAGAAGGGGCTCATTTTCTAAGGGTAAAGTGGCATAGAGACTAA
- a CDS encoding acetyl-CoA carboxylase carboxyltransferase subunit alpha, with amino-acid sequence MTIKDVQELKTKIDQLKILYKQGKTDVEKELRAFQKELKQISKEFCKNLSPWDRVSIARHNERPQTLDYIKAIFKNFVELHGDRCYGDDPAIISGFAKFYNKSVCIIGHQKGRDTKDKIYRNFGMAHPEGYRKAQRIMKLAEKFQIPIITFVDTAGAYPGIGAEERGQAQAIATSIELMGSLKTHIITIIIGEGGSGGALALAVADKVLMLENAWYSVISPEGCAAILYKDQSKVQEATKSLKITAQDLYELGVIDCIIPEPYCGAHMSHRLTFYNVKFFLRKALNEVLKYSIDEIVQKRHDRYLNIGFYENA; translated from the coding sequence ATGACAATAAAGGATGTACAAGAACTAAAAACTAAGATAGACCAGCTTAAAATACTTTACAAACAAGGTAAAACGGATGTAGAAAAAGAGTTGAGGGCTTTTCAAAAAGAATTAAAACAAATATCAAAAGAGTTTTGCAAAAATTTAAGCCCGTGGGATAGAGTAAGCATAGCAAGACACAACGAAAGGCCTCAGACTTTAGATTATATAAAAGCTATTTTCAAGAACTTTGTAGAACTTCACGGGGATAGATGCTATGGAGATGATCCAGCTATAATATCTGGGTTTGCGAAGTTTTACAACAAGAGCGTATGTATAATAGGGCATCAAAAAGGAAGAGATACGAAGGATAAGATATATAGAAACTTTGGTATGGCTCATCCAGAGGGTTATAGAAAAGCCCAAAGGATAATGAAGTTAGCGGAGAAATTTCAAATACCCATTATAACTTTTGTAGATACAGCAGGTGCTTATCCTGGTATAGGGGCAGAAGAAAGAGGCCAAGCTCAAGCTATAGCTACAAGCATAGAGCTTATGGGTAGTCTAAAAACCCATATTATAACCATCATAATAGGGGAAGGTGGCTCTGGTGGTGCTTTGGCTTTGGCGGTGGCTGATAAAGTGCTTATGCTTGAAAACGCCTGGTATTCTGTAATATCACCAGAAGGTTGTGCAGCTATACTCTACAAAGACCAATCAAAGGTCCAAGAGGCTACAAAATCTCTTAAAATAACTGCTCAAGATTTGTATGAACTGGGTGTAATAGATTGTATAATACCAGAGCCCTACTGCGGGGCTCATATGTCTCATAGGCTTACCTTTTACAATGTAAAGTTTTTCTTAAGAAAAGCCTTAAACGAAGTATTGAAATACAGTATAGATGAAATAGTTCAAAAAAGACATGATCGCTATCTCAATATAGGCTTTTACGAAAACGCTTAA
- a CDS encoding DNA topoisomerase, translating into MKRLILAEKPSVARDIASALCKSLNKDASKKGYFECKEKNLYITWALGHLVEIDDEIAPRKWSLETLPILPETFKYKVIDKTSNQFKVISKLLKEVDEVVIATDAGREGELIARLILMLNHFKGSVKRFWTSDALTKEVIIREMENLKDASLFDSLYYSALARSHADWIVGINLTRLMTVKAGGGVWSVGRVQTPTLKLIVDRYKEFKDFIPKEYYVIKAIFSACDDCIDKSYVGLLVLDKAQEKTYKTLKDALEEEDPEKTTGVPKSRYFTPLLKESKDEIIKKLEKVKEGIVKDVKITKRKENPPLLHSLTSLQREANRIYGYSSMRTLNIAQKLYESYKCLSYPRTDSNYLGEDQETKNLVKNILKKLVDKDTYEFLSKNINKVGKRVFDSSKLTDHHALIPFGPIPEDASVEEKNIYNLVFRRFVGAFMEPYEYAIITIKTILEEFTFISNINIETLTEEEYKKTYLSLYKPYKLEIKESLSEDEDIEPQNHQEKERNAYNTLDFDYIKSLKPDDKVYKRSLEALQKFTKPPVLYTEGTLLRVMEKLGLGTPATRASIIETLLERKYISRVDKSLLPTLKGEELIKSLRDSDVSKPEMTTTWEEELERIYKERKSKEGYIRFMHNIKEFVSDNIDRLKFVEMKRVPMATKKMIEFARSLARSKNIKPPHSTDYETIKAFIEEHSPKKEENTEENTNGYTPPTEKQIAFAKDLAKKLNQEIPEDAYVSTKTMSEWIKNAIKQTGYKKFYRRGKK; encoded by the coding sequence ATGAAAAGACTTATATTGGCTGAAAAACCATCTGTGGCAAGAGATATAGCTTCGGCTTTATGTAAAAGCCTAAACAAAGATGCTTCAAAGAAAGGGTATTTTGAATGTAAAGAAAAAAACCTATATATCACTTGGGCTTTAGGTCATTTGGTAGAAATAGACGATGAGATAGCCCCAAGAAAGTGGAGCTTAGAAACGCTTCCGATACTGCCAGAGACTTTCAAGTACAAGGTTATAGATAAAACTTCGAATCAGTTTAAAGTGATATCTAAGCTTTTAAAAGAAGTAGACGAAGTGGTAATCGCCACAGATGCTGGAAGAGAAGGTGAGTTGATAGCAAGGCTTATTTTGATGTTAAACCACTTTAAAGGCTCTGTAAAAAGATTTTGGACATCCGATGCTCTTACAAAAGAAGTGATTATAAGGGAGATGGAAAATTTAAAAGATGCTTCTTTGTTTGATAGTTTATATTATTCTGCTTTGGCTCGTTCACATGCCGATTGGATAGTAGGTATAAATCTTACAAGGCTTATGACGGTAAAAGCAGGAGGTGGTGTATGGTCTGTAGGTAGGGTACAAACTCCCACTCTTAAGCTTATAGTGGATAGATATAAAGAGTTTAAGGATTTTATACCAAAAGAATACTATGTAATAAAAGCCATATTTAGTGCTTGTGATGATTGTATAGATAAATCTTATGTAGGGCTTTTGGTATTGGACAAAGCTCAAGAAAAAACTTATAAGACGTTAAAAGACGCTTTGGAAGAAGAAGATCCAGAAAAGACTACAGGTGTTCCAAAATCCAGATATTTTACACCGCTTTTAAAAGAATCAAAAGATGAAATAATAAAAAAACTGGAAAAGGTTAAAGAAGGTATTGTAAAAGATGTAAAAATCACTAAAAGAAAGGAAAATCCGCCACTTTTACACTCTTTGACGTCTTTACAAAGAGAAGCCAACAGAATATACGGATACTCTTCTATGAGGACGTTAAATATAGCTCAAAAGCTTTACGAATCTTACAAGTGTTTATCTTATCCAAGAACGGACTCAAACTACCTCGGAGAGGATCAAGAAACCAAAAATCTTGTTAAAAACATTTTAAAAAAGTTAGTTGATAAAGATACCTACGAATTTTTATCAAAGAATATAAACAAAGTTGGTAAGAGGGTATTTGATAGTTCAAAGCTTACAGACCACCACGCTTTGATACCCTTTGGACCTATACCAGAAGATGCTTCTGTTGAAGAAAAAAATATATACAACCTCGTTTTTAGACGATTTGTAGGTGCTTTTATGGAACCTTACGAATATGCTATTATTACTATAAAAACGATATTAGAAGAATTTACTTTTATATCAAATATAAACATAGAAACGTTGACAGAAGAAGAGTATAAAAAGACTTATCTTTCTTTATATAAACCTTACAAGCTTGAAATTAAAGAATCCTTGTCTGAAGATGAGGATATAGAACCTCAAAACCACCAAGAAAAAGAGAGAAATGCTTACAACACACTAGATTTTGATTATATTAAAAGCCTAAAACCAGATGATAAAGTTTACAAGAGATCTTTAGAAGCTTTGCAAAAGTTTACCAAGCCACCCGTTCTTTACACAGAAGGTACACTTCTTAGAGTTATGGAAAAACTTGGTCTTGGTACCCCAGCCACGAGGGCTTCTATAATAGAGACGCTTTTAGAAAGAAAATACATATCAAGAGTAGATAAGTCCTTACTGCCTACGCTAAAAGGAGAAGAGCTTATAAAATCTCTAAGAGATAGCGATGTATCCAAGCCAGAGATGACCACCACATGGGAAGAAGAGCTTGAAAGAATATACAAAGAACGAAAATCAAAAGAGGGTTATATAAGGTTTATGCACAACATAAAAGAATTTGTATCAGACAACATAGATAGGCTTAAGTTTGTAGAAATGAAACGAGTGCCGATGGCTACAAAGAAAATGATAGAGTTTGCAAGATCTTTGGCAAGGTCAAAAAATATAAAACCACCTCATTCTACGGATTATGAAACTATAAAAGCTTTTATAGAAGAGCATAGTCCTAAAAAAGAGGAGAATACCGAAGAAAACACAAATGGATATACACCCCCCACAGAAAAGCAAATTGCTTTTGCCAAAGATTTGGCAAAGAAATTAAATCAAGAAATACCAGAAGACGCTTACGTTTCTACGAAAACGATGTCAGAGTGGATAAAAAACGCCATAAAACAAACCGGGTATAAAAAATTCTACAGAAGGGGCAAAAAATGA
- a CDS encoding TldD/PmbA family protein: MEDIKAIVKNVIKEGFEFEIYVSQSNKVKIDIEDKAIDRVEASKEQGLGIRVIKDGKVGFSYTTKLTKKDIEDCTKIAMDIAISQEKEDVFELLKEQKENKNQIELFDKEGLSKDRQTKINKLLETEDKIKAYDPRIALVRDLSYTESTYSYLMENSYGVKIEETLSGFFVMGCAIAKDGEDTSSGCSYIASRFYEDLDFDLLSKEIAINTVNLLNPKSFETKSLPVVFSPDSMVSLLRAFSSVFLGDSLIKNKTMLKDKLQEQIASEEVTIIDDGTINRALGSSRFDADGNPTQKNIVVENGVFKMFLHNIYTAKKSNQESTANSVRAGYRSVPQTGIHNFYLVPKNNSLETLLGAYEECVYITELMGLHMADPISGNFSLGASGIVYKNAKPMYAIRAVTVASNFLELLKKIKLIGNDFRFFGHVGSPSVLVENITIGGV, translated from the coding sequence ATGGAAGATATAAAGGCTATTGTAAAAAATGTCATAAAAGAAGGGTTTGAGTTTGAGATATATGTAAGTCAATCTAACAAAGTAAAGATTGACATTGAGGATAAGGCTATAGATAGAGTTGAAGCCTCAAAAGAACAAGGTTTGGGTATAAGGGTTATAAAAGATGGGAAAGTTGGATTTTCTTATACTACAAAGCTTACAAAAAAAGATATAGAAGATTGTACGAAAATAGCAATGGATATAGCTATATCTCAAGAGAAAGAGGATGTTTTCGAGCTTTTAAAAGAACAAAAAGAAAATAAAAACCAAATAGAGCTCTTTGATAAAGAAGGTCTGTCTAAGGATAGACAAACAAAGATAAATAAACTCTTAGAGACAGAAGATAAGATAAAGGCTTACGATCCTCGTATAGCTTTGGTTAGAGACTTATCTTACACAGAATCCACATATTCTTATCTTATGGAAAACTCCTACGGAGTAAAAATAGAAGAAACGTTGAGCGGTTTCTTTGTGATGGGATGTGCTATAGCAAAAGATGGTGAAGATACATCTTCTGGATGCTCTTATATAGCTAGTAGATTTTATGAGGATTTGGATTTTGATTTACTTTCAAAGGAAATAGCTATAAATACGGTAAATCTTCTTAATCCTAAAAGCTTTGAAACAAAATCATTACCGGTAGTTTTCTCACCAGATAGCATGGTGTCTTTGCTAAGGGCATTTTCCAGTGTATTTTTAGGAGACTCTCTTATAAAAAATAAAACTATGCTAAAAGACAAACTACAAGAGCAAATAGCCAGCGAAGAGGTAACTATAATAGATGATGGTACCATAAATAGAGCTTTGGGAAGTTCTCGCTTTGATGCTGATGGAAATCCAACCCAAAAAAATATAGTGGTGGAAAACGGTGTTTTTAAGATGTTTTTACACAACATATACACAGCTAAAAAATCCAATCAAGAGTCTACTGCCAACAGCGTAAGAGCAGGTTATAGGTCTGTACCACAAACTGGAATTCACAACTTTTACTTGGTACCTAAAAACAATTCTTTAGAAACACTTCTTGGTGCTTATGAAGAGTGTGTATATATCACAGAGCTTATGGGTCTTCATATGGCAGACCCTATTTCTGGAAACTTTTCTTTGGGTGCTTCTGGTATTGTTTATAAAAATGCAAAACCTATGTATGCCATAAGAGCGGTAACTGTAGCCTCAAACTTTTTGGAGCTTTTAAAGAAAATAAAACTCATAGGAAATGATTTTAGATTTTTTGGACACGTGGGATCTCCTTCGGTGTTGGTGGAAAATATTACAATAGGTGGAGTATAA
- a CDS encoding glycine zipper 2TM domain-containing protein: protein MNRFVRIASIVNCGILVGLSAVLFSCAQTGQYSLSPAGQQGAAVGGILGATAGTMLDNSNRWRGGVIGGVMGAILGGTLGQIANEAAQQAATQNQPVQYSNGNQTIQAIPQGQAPNGCQTVTTKYYQNGQLVKTETREICPSQ from the coding sequence ATGAATAGATTTGTAAGAATAGCTAGTATAGTAAATTGTGGCATACTTGTCGGTCTATCGGCTGTGCTTTTTTCCTGTGCACAAACTGGCCAATATAGTTTATCTCCAGCTGGCCAGCAAGGAGCAGCCGTTGGCGGTATCTTAGGTGCCACTGCTGGTACGATGTTAGACAATAGCAACAGATGGCGCGGTGGAGTTATAGGTGGTGTTATGGGCGCCATACTTGGTGGAACCTTAGGTCAGATAGCAAACGAAGCTGCTCAACAAGCAGCTACACAAAATCAGCCAGTCCAATATTCAAATGGCAATCAAACAATCCAAGCTATACCACAAGGCCAAGCTCCAAACGGCTGTCAAACTGTAACCACAAAATACTATCAAAATGGACAACTTGTAAAAACAGAAACCAGAGAGATCTGTCCAAGTCAATAG
- a CDS encoding lytic transglycosylase domain-containing protein, which produces MRIEDLTSFIKGGGAKEKVLKTIKEDVPSFEDTLKSENSQETKSKFIPFTKDGFMSDNSSLIEMFKFFDMVSANQDPPIADKDPPTDNENYNSLTNLITDNTKEAIGYSFDSLPKDLRSQIEQAVDRASSKYHIPKELIYAIIDQESSFNPYSVNHNKDGTTDRGLMQVNYDHNIDIMKELNIEDKNQLFDIDTNIEAGTAILARDFQKYGNWPTAIKAYNGINADNWSYVKSVLSKIKKYQNIT; this is translated from the coding sequence ATGAGGATAGAGGACTTAACAAGCTTTATAAAAGGTGGTGGGGCTAAAGAGAAAGTTCTCAAAACGATAAAAGAAGATGTGCCTTCTTTTGAAGATACGTTAAAATCAGAAAACTCTCAAGAAACCAAATCAAAGTTTATTCCCTTTACAAAAGATGGTTTTATGTCAGACAACTCCTCTTTAATAGAAATGTTTAAATTTTTTGATATGGTTAGTGCCAATCAAGACCCTCCTATTGCCGATAAAGATCCTCCCACAGACAATGAAAATTATAACAGCTTAACAAATCTCATCACAGATAACACAAAAGAAGCCATAGGATATAGCTTTGATAGTTTGCCAAAAGACCTTAGAAGTCAAATAGAGCAAGCGGTGGATAGAGCTTCTTCCAAATACCATATTCCCAAAGAACTTATATACGCTATCATAGATCAAGAATCTTCTTTTAATCCTTACTCTGTAAATCACAACAAAGATGGTACTACAGATAGGGGGCTAATGCAGGTGAACTACGATCACAATATAGATATAATGAAAGAGCTAAATATAGAAGATAAAAACCAACTGTTTGATATAGATACCAACATAGAGGCTGGTACTGCTATACTGGCTAGAGATTTTCAGAAGTATGGAAATTGGCCAACTGCTATAAAAGCTTACAACGGTATAAACGCGGATAACTGGAGCTATGTCAAATCTGTGTTGTCAAAAATTAAGAAATATCAAAACATTACATAA